The genomic window ACTGCTGACACCAACTTTATTTGCATTTGTTAAAACTACATTGAAGATACATTTTcttgagaaaaacaaaaaattaaactaaaaaatacaCTTAAACAACAATGTGAGATACGCTAAATAAGCCTAGCGGCTAGCGCATATAATAAACTAAGGCACATACCCTGAATGAGATAAAAGTTGACCCAATGCACAAGATACACCTAGCAAAGCCTCTTCGGGAACCATATTGGCAGCTGCTTTATAAGAAGTGCCGGATAAATTTTCATTCTCCAATGCTCGAAGTGACTTCTCATATGTGTCCTTTGCCAACAAAATATTCCCAGTACAATGCAAAAATTCCCCATATGAAAGCATAGCATTTCCTGCAAATATAATTATCACAAAATTAGGAACAATTCAGTAGGCAGAAAAGAAACGCTCTCCCCATTTTGCagctaaactcaacaagaaggGCATACCTACTTGTTCTTTGCCTGCTTCAACATTGCAATCCTCAAACCCTTCAAAGAACGACTTGGCTGACACATAAAGCTAAAGTCACTTCTTTCATCGTCCCATTTTAGTACTTAAAAGACTTGAAATAGCCATCTCCAATGAAACCCTCATAATGCCAAAAGGATTAGAAAGGTAAACCTGGCTCAATCTCCCCGTTTAGCAGATCAGCGAGTCCCCGAATAGTATTAGCGCGCAATTTCAAAGCTGTGCTGTTTGGAGTATCATCTGCGAGCACTAAGGAAGTGGCATCCTATTATGGGAAAATAACCCTGAATGAATCTAACTCAAAGAAAAACAGATAGTAAATATGGCAGTCTGTAAATACCTGCCCTGCCTCCATCTTTAGTCCCATAAGACCTTCCCATGCGGCCACTGCACAGTAACTCAGGCATGTCAATTTATTTTGATGCCTTACATGAAGCAACAATATGCTTAGCTTCATATGTAGTGTGAGGGCCAAGTACCCTTTACATTTAATGTTTGTACTCACTACGGAAACTCGAGTTTCATTGCACAGTGAATCCACCTACAAAAACCATAGGGTCCTACTCATATACTTTAAGAATGTGATCTAAGTTGTTGTCATGGTAATCCCTGTCAACAGTTAACTCCTAATATAAATATGGGAACTTTATGCAAAATGCATAGAGAATAACCTCTAATAGCTGAAGATGGGGAAGCCAACAGGTAAATCTCCTCGAGCTTCTCCATGGCATCCACAAGTTTCCCCCTGCAACAAAACCAAACGATAAAAATACCTCTTTAGTCATCAAAATCCCCCCTTTCCCCCAAATATGGATTAAAATTTATCCAATCCAAGGAAACCAAACACAAGTTAAAACAATTCCAACGATTTAAAACAGGAACGACCTCTCATAGAGTAATGTGGACATGGCAAGCATGATCGTCCCAATCGCATCGACACTCCCCTCTTCTCCGCCTCCTCGCAAGTTCGAAACCCCTTGCTCGAGCACCAACATCGCTTCGTCGTACGATTGCCCTAGACAAACGCGAACTcataaaaaatcacaaattacGCTCCTTTTTTAGCTTCAAAATTGAGTCTTTGGATCATTATTAAGGAGGAGAAAAAACCTGATCTTTGAGACCTCGCATGCCCTAGGGCGTACTGGATCATCTGCGCCGCTACTCGCTCGTGCTGCGTCCCATCGCCGTCGCTGGCTCCGTAGAATCGCTTTTGCGATCGGAGAGCTTTTGCTACAGCTTTTCCAAAAGCGCTGCGAATCATCGCCGCGGCGGAAACACACAGTGagtgagaaaagagagagagagagagagagagagcgagaccCGCGTGTTTTATCAACTTCGCAACGCTTCTCGAACTGTGATGACACGAGGCGCGTCGCGAGCCGTTTGATGAAGTGACGTTATACGTGGTGTAGGCCGTTGGATCTCAACCTCTCGATCATGAGCATTTACATGTCAAAGACTAAAAAAGTTAATCCATGTAATTTATGGACAAATAACAGTTTGCAAATTATTACCTTGCTAAgcaaagtatttttcttttccatcttTGTTAGCTAATATATGTcacatattttgaatttttaaatttttttgtatttacttGCAGATGATTAAGTGCTTCTTTCCTTTTATAATCTCTTGagtctaaatttgaaattatctgATGTAGGTGAATTAACGTTAGTCTAcagttaaaatcaaaatctgtTGGACGCatctcatttattatttttcaccaGTGCACACTTCCATAACAAAAAGCCCTGATTTCGTTAGCGACTAGATCCAAGTAAAATTCCTCATTTTCATCAAATGTAAAAGACTCCAATTTTTCCTATGTATTTAAAATCCGTTTGACATTAATGAGTTATCAGATCCTATTAAATAAGATAAGTTTAaactaaaaacatataaaataaaattataaaaaatataaaaaaaaatatcataatcaACTTATTACCATGCACGCAGACCCCTCGTGATATGCCCTTTCTCCTGCTTTATAAACAGCTTTTTTAACTCCAAAAAGCAGCATCAATTAGGTCATGAGGTGATAAAAAATCTatcccaaaagaaaaggaaaattcaAAACTAGGGATTTAGCTTTTCCTGCAAGAGAATATTTATAGCTGTTGGCCGTGGTAACACTAAAATTAATGTAAAACTATCGTTTTCCGTAAGCAGGTTTAAGTTACCAGAAAAAGAGCGAATTAATTTATTGCTAGTGTCTTTTTCAAACAACTCTAAGCTACAGGAAATAAAGTTCAAGTAGAAACAAGCGATTAATGAATTAGAAAATTTGTTTATCACATCACACTTTGTAAggaaaattaaagtaaaatccCCGCATCAAACAACTGATAGCTTTAACTTTCTCTGCCATCTCTTTACACCTTACACCCACGCAAAGACATCAGATGATCACATAAATCATGTAAGTCTCTTTTGCATAATAATCTAGATAAACCTCAGACGATAGAATGTACAGATTCAAGTACCGGGCAAACATTTTTTCTGTTTCCAAAAGATTGTAGCAGTAACCAAGCCCTAAACCGGCAAATCAAATTTTTCTGACAAGCTGCGGTGTAATTTTTCATGAAAAGTAGTGCAACAACAATTGGTTGCGACAGATTTGTAACCCAAGGCCTTCTTTCATCAAGCTCACATTTTTGTCTTCCAAAACATGCATTGTGATTGAAGAGTGCCCGCATTTGCAGAACAATTATACAGTAAAATCTGCCACCGTAGACTCTACATATGCTCATCTGCAAGAATTATCTACATTTCTGTCAAACCATAGCCTGCTTAAACACAACCTTTCGAGATACCAAGAATGCACATGGACATAAAGAACGCGATAATAAGATTAGTTAGATATCTGTACCAACATTCTGAGTATAAAACCATGCCAAATAATGTCCACTGGATTTCCTAGAACATGCTGAATTTCTAATTTCCAAGTGCTCCTTGCTCTTCTTTGTTCTATAGATTCAATAAgtttaacataattattaacATACATCGGTTGCATAAGACTCTTTTTAACTCCTGCAAtataaaattgcataaaatagaaaattccaATAGCCGCCTGTTTAAGTGCAAAGCTCAAATCTCACTGCAACCATTTTGCCAGCCAGAGTAATTAAAAAGGAAACATGCGAAGCCGCGAAAAAAGGATCAATATTTCTGCAAGACAGTACAAACTGTAAAAAGACAAAAGACAACTGCAGCAAGCTAATAAAGAGACGCATCGATTTTGAAGCAGGATAATCCAATCCAGGTCACGGCAAAAATTCTTTTGTCATCCAAACTATAGCATGAAGCAAATGAAAGGAGTTGAAAAATCCTAAACAGAAACAACCGTACAGCGGCAGCAAACAGATGTATGCTTTCACATCTCAGAAACTATCACATGAGAAGAAGATTTGACTCCCAATAAGCATTAGATGGCCAGAAGGTTGCACCATGAACAgattatttagaatttaattcaGAAAACCGAGAGATTCTAAGATCGATCAAAGTAACTCACGTATACAACAATTCTACCAACTGATGACGCACATGTGTCAGCACGCAGCATCAGAGTAAGAACAGAGCACGAAgcagaatcaaaataaaaaattactccaTGAGCAGATTATTGATTTATAATTAGGATGTAACAGTACAACAAGTGAATAAATCAAACCAATCGCAATTCGCAAAGCAGTAACTTCAAAGAGAATCATACAGAAAATTTATAAGACGGATCGCCAAAGCAATTAGCTCAATTATTCATAATTGGGTGTAGCACGAGAAATTAAGGGGAGGAGGTGACAGAACCAGAGCAATTATTCCGGCGTGATTAGTCCCTCTGATGACTCCCGAAGAACCCGTAGGCCTGATTCGGATCGTAGCCGCGATAAGCCGCTGCGTTCTGATGCCCGTTCACCGGCATGATGGTGACCGAGCCGTTGTGCGCCGTTGGCTGCAGCATCCCGAACACCGGCACGCGGATCACCGGGGCGGGCCcgccgtacggcacgggcatTGGCGGAGCGCGCGCCTTGCTGAAGAGGCTCTGCAGGTGGTCGGACgacggggagggggagggggagggggagggggcgtCGTCCGATACCCCCTGCATCCTCTTGAGGTAGAGGCGGTACTTCTGCAAATGGGTCGTCGGAGAAGGGGGCGAGGGggcgggaggaggaggcggggtAGCGGAGGAGGTCGGAGATGGTGCTCTCGGAGGCGCGGTGCACTTCGAGCATGGTGCGCGAGGGTTCCGGCGAGATGCTGAAAGCGGAGGCGAGCTCCGGCGAGATCAGAGACTGGGAGAGCGGGGTGAGGTCGTCGGCGCTCGGGAGGCCGATCTCCCAATCGAGGACGCGCCCATCCTCGCcgtcgccggcggcggccgcCACCACCATCTCGTAGTCGCCTTCTTCGCCCATAATAGGGCGATCGGACTCACGATCGGAGCGGATTAGTGTTTGGGAGAGGGAGGAGCCATGGAGGAGGGCAGAGGCATTAGGGTTTCGATCGCattcggaggaggaggagcaggggCGGGGAAGTAGGCGGTGGAGGCGGCGATGGTGGGCCCACTGAGGAGATTTTTTCTACACGAGGAGGGGCTTTTTCTCAGAGATATTTTGTTCAGTATAATTTCATTTGCTGTATCCTGTTTTGAAGAGCTTTTATAAACGCTACTCCAAGTCCCAACTTAAACTCCAGTTGGGAGAAGTTGTTCGTGTAAAGGAGTATGAATCTGAGCTCTTGGG from Ananas comosus cultivar F153 linkage group 23, ASM154086v1, whole genome shotgun sequence includes these protein-coding regions:
- the LOC109727896 gene encoding uncharacterized protein LOC109727896 isoform X1, with product MIRSAFGKAVAKALRSQKRFYGASDGDGTQHERVAAQMIQYALGHARSQRSGQSYDEAMLVLEQGVSNLRGGGEEGSVDAIGTIMLAMSTLLYERGKLVDAMEKLEEIYLLASPSSAIRVAAWEGLMGLKMEAGQDATSLVLADDTPNSTALKLRANTIRGLADLLNGEIEPAKSFFEGFEDCNVEAGKEQVGNAMLSYGEFLHCTGNILLAKDTYEKSLRALENENLSGTSYKAAANMVPEEALLGVSCALGQLLSHSGKFNEAEELLTKALTKAEHHFGSSHPKVGIILTCIGLMFKQKAKSESSSSILVQEGLYRRALDLLKAPTLNSEVTDPQGDKRDIVALARGGYAELLCIQQNRKEEGERMKKWAEAAWRNRRLSLAEALDFSEPSKAAVVDTRICRLL
- the LOC109727896 gene encoding uncharacterized protein LOC109727896 isoform X2; protein product: MRGLKDQGNRTTKRCWCSSKGFRTCEEAEKRGVSMRLGRSCLPCPHYSMRGGNLWMPWRSSRRFTCWLPHLQLLEVDSLCNETRVSVVSTNIKCKGGRMGRSYGTKDGGRAVLADDTPNSTALKLRANTIRGLADLLNGEIEPAKSFFEGFEDCNVEAGKEQVGNAMLSYGEFLHCTGNILLAKDTYEKSLRALENENLSGTSYKAAANMVPEEALLGVSCALGQLLSHSGKFNEAEELLTKALTKAEHHFGSSHPKVGIILTCIGLMFKQKAKSESSSSILVQEGLYRRALDLLKAPTLNSEVTDPQGDKRDIVALARGGYAELLCIQQNRKEEGERMKKWAEAAWRNRRLSLAEALDFSEPSKAAVVDTRICRLL